The genomic region CGGAGCGGCGGGTTGCGATGCCCGCTGCCGCAAGCCACGAACGTGATTACGGAGCGGGGCGGACGCGGGCGCCGCATGACGGCAGCATCCCGCCCGGCCGCTGTGAGCCGGGCGGGATGCTGCCGGACAGGCCTACGGCACGCGCGCCGTCCACTCCGCCGTGCTGAACTTGGTCTCCGCCAACTCCCGTGCCCGCGCCATCTCTTCGCCCGTCACCGTGCTCTCGGTGAGCCCGTAGCGGCTGCGGAAGGAGGCGATCATCCGCTCGATGACCGCCTCGCGCGGCAGGCCCGTCTGCCGGGCCAGCGGGTCGACGCGCTTCTTGGCGCTCTTGGTGCCCTTGTCGGAGAGCTTCTCCTTGCCGATGCGCAGCACGTCGAGCATCTTGTCGGCGTCGATGTCGTACGCCATCGTCACGTGGTGCAGCACCCCGCCGCCCGCGATGCGCTTCTGTGCGGCGCCCGCGATCTTGCCCGCCTCGGTGGCGATGTCGTTGAGCGGCTGGTACCAGGCCTTGATGCCCATGTCGGAGAGCGCGCCGAGAACCCAGTCGTCCAGGTACGCGTAACTGTCGGCGTACGACAGACCGGACACCAGGGACTCCGGGACGGACAGGGAGTACGTGATGGTGCTCTTCGGCTCCACGAACATCGCCCCGCCGCCGGACACCCGCCGGACGACGGTGATGCCATGGCGCTCGGCCCCGGCCGGGTCGACCTCGTTGCGCAGCGACTGGAAGCTCCCGATGATCACGGCGGGGGAGTCCCACTCCCAGACCCGGAGCGTCGGCGGGCGCTGTCCGGCGGCGACCTCGGCGGTGATGACCTCGTCCAGGGCCATGTGGAGGGCGGGGGACTGCGGGCGGTCGTGGATCAGCTGCCAGTCGTGGTCGCTCCACTCGGTGGCGTGGGCCAGGGCCCGGCGTACGGCGATGGCGACGCCCTCCGCCGAGAGGCCCAGCATCACGGTGGAGTCGGGCAGCGCCGCCGTGACGCGGGCGGCGAGCCCCGCGGCGTCGGTGTTGGCCGGGGCGCCTTCCAGCGCGGCGTCGATCATCAGGATCGCCTCGTCCGGCTCCAGGAAGAAGTCCCCGGCCACCCGTACGTTGCGCAGCGCGCCGCCCTCGACGTCCAGGTCGACCACGACGAGCTTGCCGCCGGGAACCTTGTACTCACCGTGCACCGCGACTCCTCCAGTTTCGCCCGACTCTTCCGCGAATCGGCTCTGATCAGGCACAACGTCACCGCTGTGCGGTTTAATCCGCACACGCGCAGTGGCAGGCGGGTTCGCGGGGCGGCCCGCCGGGCGGTCAGCCCGCCCGGTGCGCCGCCCGGGGCCTCGGTGCCGCGCGGCGTTCGCTCACGGCCAGGTGGTTGACGAGGAGCAGGATCGGCACCAGCAGGGCGAGGGTGACGGGGCCGGTGCCCCAGCCGAGGCCGCTGCGCTGGGTGGACACGCCCATCCAGTCGGCGAACGAGGCGCCGAGCGGCCGGGTCAGCACGTACGCCCACCAGAAGGCGGCGACCGCGTTGAGCCCGAGGAAGCGCCGGGCCAGCGCGGGTACCGCGATGAGCGCCGCGAAAGCCACGCCCGAGGTGAGGTAGCCGAGGTGCAGGGTTCCGGCCGTGAGGTCGCCGACGGCGGTGCCCAGGGCGAAGGTGGTGAGCACGGTCGCCCAGTAGAAGCCCTCGCGGCGGCGGGTGCGGATGCTGTGGATGGAGAGGGTGCCCTCGGAGGCGTACCAGGTCATCAGGACGGCGGTCAGGACGACCGAGAATCCCACGGTCGAGACCAGGTAGGGGACGCCCGCCACCACATGGACGACGTCGGCGGCCATCGTGCCGAACACGCTCACCATCACGATCGCCGACCAGTACGTCCAGGCGCCGTAGCGGGCCGTGCGGAACTGGAGCACCAGCAGGGCCACCAGACCGACCAGCCCGATGCTGCCGGCCGGGATCGGGCCGAGCACCCGGGCGAGGTAGTCCGAGGCGGTCTCGCCCGCCCCGGTGGTGAGTACCTTGACGATCCAGAACCAGGCCGTGACCTCCGGTACCTTGCTCCAGCCCTGCACGGCCCGCGCTGCGCCTGCGCTGCGCGGGCCTCCGTTCTCGGGTGCCGGTTCGACGGCCGGTCGGGTCACTGGCTCTCGCATGGTCTGTTCCGCCCCTCCAGGCGCCGGGCGCCGTGTCAACTGCCGTTCCCCGTCCGGGCATGCCGCGGCCGGGGAATCCGACGGGCAGCCGTGGACCGCCCATCGAGCGTCTACGTTACTGTAGACGTACGGGGGTGGCAGCCGGTCCGCGGGGCGGCGCTCAGGATGTGTTCAGGTTCCCGGTGGCACGGTCTGGCGTCATGACATCCGATACGTACAGCAGGCCCGGCGCCGCCCGCGGTCACGGCCTGCGCTGGAACAAGGTTCCCGAGGTCACCCTCTACTTCTGGGTGATCAAAGTGCTCTGCACGACGGTCGGCGAGACCGGGGCCGACTACCTCAACTCCCAGCTGGGGCTGGGGCTGACCGGCACCTCGCTCGTCATGAGCGTGCTGCTGGTGGCGGCCCTGGTCTGGCAGTTCCGCTGCCCCGCCTACCGGCCGGGGATCTACTGGCTGGCCGTGGTGCTGATCAGTGTGGTCGGGACTCTGATCAGTGACAACCTCACCGACAACCTGGGAGTGCCGCTGCAGGACACCACCGCGGTGTTCGCGGTGGTGCTCGCGGTGGTGTTCGTCGCCTGGTTCAGGGCCGAACGCACCCTCTCCATCCACAGCATCGACACGGTGGGCCGCGAGGTCTACTACTGGCTGGCCGTACTGTTCACCTTCGCGCTGGGCACCGCCGCCGGCGACCTGGTGGCCGAGCAACTGTCCCTGGGCTACTGGGTGTCCGCGGTGCTCTTCGCGCTGGCCATCGCCGCGGTCGGGGTGGCGCACTTCGCGATGGGCCTGAACGCCGTATGGAGCTTCTGGATCGCCTATGTGCTCACGCGCCCGCTGGGGGCGTCCATGGGTGACTACCTCTCGCAGCCGACCGGCGACGGCGGGCTGGGCCTGGGGACCGTGGTCACCAGCGTGCTGTTCCTGGCGGTGATCCTCGCCCTGGTCGTGTATCTGACCGTCGCGCGCAGGGACGCCACGGAGCGCGTGGAGCTCACCCGGCCGGCAGACTGACCACGAACCGCGCCCCGGTGGCGTGCAGTTCGTCGTAATGGACATCACCTCCGGCGGAGCGGGCCAGGCGTCGCGCGAGCGAGAGACCCAGGCCCGCTCCGGTGTGCCCGTCGTCGGGCGTAGCGCGCTGTCCGGGGTGGAAGAGGTACGGCGTGAACGGACCCGGCACCCCCGGCCCGTCGTCGGTGACATCGATCCGTACGGCGCCGGGCAGCCGGACGGCCCGCACGGTGACGCCCGAACCGGCATGGCGCAGGCCGTTGTCGAGGAGCGGGCCGACGATGCGTTCGAGCAGCGCGGGGGAGACCCCGGCGGTCAGTTCCGGGTCCTCGCCCACGACGGTGACTCCCGGTGCCCGGGGACCGTCGGGGCCCTCCTCGGCAACGGTCTGCGCCAGCCGGTCCAGCACCGGCAGTACGACGGCGGTACCGGGCGAGCTGCGGGCGCCCGCCCGCGCGTCGTCGAGCAGGGTCTCGCAGATCGCCCGCATGGACTGCGCGGCGTCGGCGACGGCCGTGTGGCAGGTGCGGGTGTCCTGCGCCGAACGGGGACGGTCCTGCAGCCAGTCGAGTTCGGCGATGATCCGGGCCAGCGGGTTGCGCAGCTCGTGCGACAGCTCCTTGGTCAGCTGCTGCTCGTGCCGCAGCACGGCCCGTATCCGGTCCAGGAGCGCGTCCAACGAGCCGCCCAGCTGGGTGAGTTCGGTGGGACCCGCCCGGCCGCGGAAGCGTTCGTCGGAGTCGGCGGCGCTCCACCGGGCGGCCTGGTCCGTCATGGTGTGCACCGGGCGCAGCGCCCGGCCCACTGCCAGCCGGGTCAGGGCGTAGGTGCAGGCCAGCATGGCGACGTCCAGTGCGACGGACGCGAAGAGCAGGGTGTCGGCGGAGCTGAGATAGGGCGCGAGGTCCAGGGCGGTGACCACCACGGCGCGGGAAGCGGCGCCGCCCGCAGTGGGGACGGGAACCGCGCACAGCCGGACCGCTCGGCCGGTGTGCAGGGTCGTACAGCCCTGCCCGCCGTGTCCGGCGAGAGCATCGGCGGCGCGGGTGAGGGGGTGCGTGGCGGAGGTGCTCGGCGGATGTTCGAGCAGGTGCCCGCCCGCGTAGATCCACACGTTGTCGTCCAGCAGTGTGTCGTTCGGCGACTCCAGCACGTGGACGGAGCCGCCACCGGTGTCGACCGTCGTGGCGACCGCGGTGGCCCGGGTGCGCAGGTGGTCGTCGGCCTGGTGCTGGAGATGCTGCCGGGCGACCGTGTTGAAGACGACGGTGAGGATCGCCATCAGGAGCGCCGCGGTGGTGACCGCGACCAGGGAGAGCCGGCCGCGCAGGGTGCGCGGCCACCAGCGGGACGGGAAGGCCGTCATGAGAGCCGGTGGCCGACCCCGCGGGCCGTGCTGATCGTCAGCTCGCTGCCCGCGTCGCGAAGCTTGCGGCGCAGCCGGGTCAGGTACTGGTCCAGGGTGTTGTCACTGACCTGCGAGCCCTCCGGCCAGCCCGCCCTGATCAGTTCGCGTCTGCGGACGAGACCTCCCGCCGATGCCATGAGCGCGGCCAGCAGCCGGAACTCCGTCGGGGTCAGCCCGGCGGAGGTGCCCCGGACCGTCATGGAGTGCCGTACGGCGTCCAGGACCAGGTCTCCTGCCGTGGCGGGGGCCGTCGGGCCGGTGCGCTTGAGCGCCGCCCGCAGCCGGGCGGCGAGCTCCGCGAGGTGGAACGGCTTGGGCAGGTAGTCGTCGCCGCCCGCGGAGAACCCGGTGAGCCGGTCGGTGAGCCGGTGATGGGCGGTCAGGAAGATGACGGGGGAGAGGAAACCGTTCGCCCGCAGCGCCTGGCAGACGTCCCGGCCGTCGGCGTCGGGCAGCCCGACGTCCAGCACCACCGCGTCGACGCCGTCGGCCGCCAGCCGCAGGGCGCTCGCGCCGTCCTGCGCCGGGACCGTCTCGAAGCCCTCGTCGCGCAGGCCGCGCCGCAGGACGTCCCGCAAGGCGTGATCGTCCTCGACGACCAGGATCCGCTGCTGCACGGTCGGCCTCCTCTCTGCGGCGTGGGTTGTCAGATCTACGGTTCTGCGGTGAGGTGCCGGATCTGCGGCGGGTCGTCAGATCCGCGGCGAGCGGTCCGACAGGTGGGCGGGTCCGGCGGGTCCGGCGGGTTCGGCGGGTTCGGCGGAGGGCGGCCGGGACCGTGGCCCGTACCGTCCGATGTCCGGGCGGAACCGGACCAGCAGCAGGATGCCGACGCTCAGCCAGAAGACGCTGAACAGCCAGCCGCCGATCACGTCGGTGGACCAGTGGACCCCGAGATACACCCGGCTCAGCCCCACCAGCACGGCCCAGCAGCCGATGAGCGTGGCGAGCACCCGCTTGTTGCGCGGCGCCCGCAGCAGCACCGCCGCCATGAGCAGGCCCGCCGTGGCCGCGGACGTGGTGGTGTGCCCGGAAGGGAACGACCAGCCCGAGGCGCGGGCGGCCCAGTCGCCCATCGGCGGACGCGGTCGCGCGAGGGCGGACATCACCCCGTACCGCACCAGCTGGACCGCGCCGAGGAAGGCGAGCGCGGCGACGGCGGAGACCACCCGCTGCCGCGCACCGCGTCCGACCACGACGCCCGCCAGCGCGGCGAGCAGGTACGGGATCACTCCGGTGCCCGTGGAGGTGATGCCGCGCGCCACGGCGACCGCCATCGCGGGCCGGTGCCGCACCGACCAGGACTCCAGCGCACTGTCCATGAGCAGCGGTGCGCCGTGGTGGCCGGCCACCTCCACGGCCAGCAGCGTG from Streptomyces sp. NBC_01267 harbors:
- a CDS encoding COG4705 family protein encodes the protein MREPVTRPAVEPAPENGGPRSAGAARAVQGWSKVPEVTAWFWIVKVLTTGAGETASDYLARVLGPIPAGSIGLVGLVALLVLQFRTARYGAWTYWSAIVMVSVFGTMAADVVHVVAGVPYLVSTVGFSVVLTAVLMTWYASEGTLSIHSIRTRRREGFYWATVLTTFALGTAVGDLTAGTLHLGYLTSGVAFAALIAVPALARRFLGLNAVAAFWWAYVLTRPLGASFADWMGVSTQRSGLGWGTGPVTLALLVPILLLVNHLAVSERRAAPRPRAAHRAG
- a CDS encoding sensor histidine kinase, with the translated sequence MTAFPSRWWPRTLRGRLSLVAVTTAALLMAILTVVFNTVARQHLQHQADDHLRTRATAVATTVDTGGGSVHVLESPNDTLLDDNVWIYAGGHLLEHPPSTSATHPLTRAADALAGHGGQGCTTLHTGRAVRLCAVPVPTAGGAASRAVVVTALDLAPYLSSADTLLFASVALDVAMLACTYALTRLAVGRALRPVHTMTDQAARWSAADSDERFRGRAGPTELTQLGGSLDALLDRIRAVLRHEQQLTKELSHELRNPLARIIAELDWLQDRPRSAQDTRTCHTAVADAAQSMRAICETLLDDARAGARSSPGTAVVLPVLDRLAQTVAEEGPDGPRAPGVTVVGEDPELTAGVSPALLERIVGPLLDNGLRHAGSGVTVRAVRLPGAVRIDVTDDGPGVPGPFTPYLFHPGQRATPDDGHTGAGLGLSLARRLARSAGGDVHYDELHATGARFVVSLPAG
- a CDS encoding response regulator transcription factor — protein: MQQRILVVEDDHALRDVLRRGLRDEGFETVPAQDGASALRLAADGVDAVVLDVGLPDADGRDVCQALRANGFLSPVIFLTAHHRLTDRLTGFSAGGDDYLPKPFHLAELAARLRAALKRTGPTAPATAGDLVLDAVRHSMTVRGTSAGLTPTEFRLLAALMASAGGLVRRRELIRAGWPEGSQVSDNTLDQYLTRLRRKLRDAGSELTISTARGVGHRLS
- a CDS encoding COG4705 family protein, producing MTSDTYSRPGAARGHGLRWNKVPEVTLYFWVIKVLCTTVGETGADYLNSQLGLGLTGTSLVMSVLLVAALVWQFRCPAYRPGIYWLAVVLISVVGTLISDNLTDNLGVPLQDTTAVFAVVLAVVFVAWFRAERTLSIHSIDTVGREVYYWLAVLFTFALGTAAGDLVAEQLSLGYWVSAVLFALAIAAVGVAHFAMGLNAVWSFWIAYVLTRPLGASMGDYLSQPTGDGGLGLGTVVTSVLFLAVILALVVYLTVARRDATERVELTRPAD
- a CDS encoding lipoate--protein ligase family protein — protein: MHGEYKVPGGKLVVVDLDVEGGALRNVRVAGDFFLEPDEAILMIDAALEGAPANTDAAGLAARVTAALPDSTVMLGLSAEGVAIAVRRALAHATEWSDHDWQLIHDRPQSPALHMALDEVITAEVAAGQRPPTLRVWEWDSPAVIIGSFQSLRNEVDPAGAERHGITVVRRVSGGGAMFVEPKSTITYSLSVPESLVSGLSYADSYAYLDDWVLGALSDMGIKAWYQPLNDIATEAGKIAGAAQKRIAGGGVLHHVTMAYDIDADKMLDVLRIGKEKLSDKGTKSAKKRVDPLARQTGLPREAVIERMIASFRSRYGLTESTVTGEEMARARELAETKFSTAEWTARVP
- a CDS encoding phosphatase PAP2 family protein, whose protein sequence is MNHRSAAGPALPAALGCLVAFTLLAVEVAGHHGAPLLMDSALESWSVRHRPAMAVAVARGITSTGTGVIPYLLAALAGVVVGRGARQRVVSAVAALAFLGAVQLVRYGVMSALARPRPPMGDWAARASGWSFPSGHTTTSAATAGLLMAAVLLRAPRNKRVLATLIGCWAVLVGLSRVYLGVHWSTDVIGGWLFSVFWLSVGILLLVRFRPDIGRYGPRSRPPSAEPAEPAGPAGPAHLSDRSPRI